Proteins from one Cervus canadensis isolate Bull #8, Minnesota chromosome 25, ASM1932006v1, whole genome shotgun sequence genomic window:
- the LOC122427291 gene encoding biogenesis of lysosome-related organelles complex 1 subunit 2-like yields the protein MAAAAAEGVLETHREEPVRDDVAVETAEEAKEPAEADINELCRDMFSKMATYLTGELTATSEDYKLLENMNKLTSLKYLEMKDIAINISRNLKDLNQKYAVLQPYLDQINIIEEQVAALEQAAYKLDAYSKKLEAKYKKLEKR from the coding sequence atggcggcggcggcggccgagggTGTCCTCGAGACCCACCGCGAGGAGCCAGTTCGAGATGATGTCGCCGTGGAGACTGCTGAGGAAGCAAAGGAGCCTGCTGAGGCTGACATAAATGAGCTCTGTCGGGACATGTTCTCCAAAATGGCAACTTACCTGACTGGGGAACTGACGGCCACCAGTGAAGACTATAAGCTGctggaaaatatgaataaactaaCCAGCCTGAAGTATCTTGAAATGAAAGATATTGCTATAAACATTAGTAGAAACTTAAAGGACTTAAACCAGAAGTATGCTGTACTGCAGCCTTATCTGGATCAGATCAACATAATTGAGGAGCAAGTAGCAGCTCTTGAGCAGGCAGCCTACAAGTTGGATGCATATTCAAAAAAACTGGAAGCCAAGTACAAGAAGCTGGAGAAGCGATGA